tggtatcagatattactgtaggtgaaagtttaggatccaatgatcatcagtcagtgtggtttaatataagaacagtgactgagtcacaccacacaaaaactaaagttttagactttagaaaaacagacttttctaaaattagaatatgtgtaaaggagtcattatcagactggagcaacttaaatggagtccaaaataaatgggattatttaaaagctgcactactgaaggcaacagaaaattgcattaggcttgtcagtaaaagcaaaaaattcaagaaaccactgtggtactccgcagatgtggccaaaatagtaaaaaacaaaaagttagcatttagtaattataaaaaaacccagagtgaggaagacagaatgacctatacgattaggcagaaagaggctaagcaagttataagagcttccaaatcacacacagaagagaaaatagcacagtcagtaaaaaagggggacaaaactttttttagatacataaatgagaaaagaaaagtaaaacaaggattagttagattaaaaacaaaagaaggaaggtatgtagatgaggataaaggtctagctgactgcctcaatgaatatttttgttcggtatttacagctgaaaatgaaggaaagggacctctgttaaaaaaaggataaatgagtcatttattacatgtgagtttacagaggaagaggttctatttcaactgtcaaaagtaaagacaaataagtcaatgggacctgatggaatacacccaaagctattaaaagagcttagtggtgtactagcaaaaccattaacagatttatttaaccaatcattgttaacaggagtagtcccagaagattggaagttagcgaatgttgtgcccattcacaagaaaggtaataaggaggagtcgggcaactataggccagtaagccttacttcagtagtggggaaagtgatggaaaccatgttaaaggataggattgttgaacatctaaaaacacatggatttcaagatcagagacaacatgggtttacttcagggagatcatgccaaactaatcttattgatttttttgattgggtaactaaaattatagatcagggtggtgcagtagacattgcttacctagatttcagtaaggcttttgacactgttgcacatagaaggcttatcaataaactgcaatctttgagtttggattccaatattgttgaatgggtaaggcagtggctgagtgacaggcaacagagggttgtagtcaatggagtatattcgaagcttgggcttgtcaccagtggggtacctcagggatctgtacttggacccattctctttaatatttttattagtgatattgcagaaggtcttgatggtaaggtgtgtctttttgcggatgatactaagatatgtaacagggttgatgttccaggagggataagccaaatggcaaatgatttaggtaaactagaaaaatggtcagaggtgtggcaactgacatttaatgtggataagtgcaagataatgcatcttggacgtaaaaacccaagggcagagtacagaatatttgatagagtcctaacctcaacatctgaggaaagggatttaggggtgattatttctgaggacttaaaggtaggcagacaatgtaatagagcagcaggaaatgctagcagaatgcttggttgtatagggagaggtattagcagtagaaagagggaagtgctcatgccattgtacagaacactggtgagacctcacttggagtactgtacacagtactggagaccatatcttcagaaggatattgataccttagagagagttcaaagaagggctactaaactggttcatggattgcaggataaaacttaccagcaaaggttaaaggatcttaacatgtatagcttggaggaaagacgagacaggggggatatgatagaaacatttaaatacataaagggaatcaacacagtaaaggaggagactatatttaaaagaagaaaaactaccacaaccagaggacatagtcttaaattagagggacaaaggtttaaaaataatatcaggaagtattactttactgagagggtagtggatgcatggaatagccttccagctgaagtggtagaggttaacacagtaaaggagtttaagcatgcgtgggataggcataaggctatcctaactataagataataccagggactaatgaaagtatttagaaaactgggcagactagatgggccgaatggttcttatctgccgtcacattctatgtttctatgtttctatgtttctattacaacaacctcagattctgtctccctaagagtttgtacccagcagttgttcaatgggcacatggccctgcacacttataaaaagatctgatgaatgcccttgtacagaagtactatgaagctcctggaattaccacgctaATCAATAATTACTGCAAGGCTtgtgtcatctgtgctaaatgtaatcctgggaaaacagctaaagtccccttgaaacacctggccaaacccatgtatccattccaaagaatccagatagatcacatccagatgccaaagagcggcaattatgaatatgcactagtgatagtggacatgttctcaggctggccagaagcctacccagtaattaacattaccgccaaaacaacagcacgacgtctacttacagaaattgtgtgtagattcggattgccggaagttattgaaagtgaccaaggtccggccttcacagcatcagttaccaaagaaatttggactgctctaggagtgacTCTTGCTTTTCATACCCCTTATCACacacagagtagtggtaaggtggagcgtatgaatggtaccttgaaaactagaatgttaaaaatgtcacaagaagcaaagatgccctggccagaaagcttgtcaatagccctgttcagtgtcagacatacacccagaggaaagccctcattgtccccttatgagattctatttgggactgcacccaggctaggttgctattttccccaacaactacaactacaaactgatgttttggtagattatgtaactgaacttgcaggtgccttaaacaaaatccatgcccaagttttctcttcaattccagatcccgatactgacacaggcaaccacagcttgctccctggtgattgggtcctggtcaagaaatttgtgcggaaacacaccctggaacccagatttgacggaccattccaagttctgctGATCACCTCCACTTCTGTCAAGTTGGCCGGGAAAGGCAACTGGATCCACGCCTCCCACTGCAAGAAGACACCTGCCCCAGAGAAAACCgattccgcacaaccatgtacttctggtaccttaTCCCCTTAATTGGTCTCCTTAAAGCCCAGCAagtggccattactaaagatactagtgggtacaccttctggtataattaaTCATGTACCCGCGTAGCcacctttacctttgattactgtgatattatagattgcccattccctaaatcacagaTCCAAGCCATTTATTACGTtataccacaagcaaaagacccctatatttgtgtagttgacaaacagtggggacacaactgtaaccattggggggcggcgggatggaatgccgggcctgcctggggttacaaaccaaaaagtgccttatcaaagatagatgaccatggtagatccctcctccaaagaatgactttaagaaagcctggaggaggtacacctatgaaattaatgttaaatattgaacatcctggcccagaggatgctgatcaatatgtaatgggaatgtattggagaaGGGGTTTCTATAACAAACTAGGTCATTTCTACCTCAAGGacatgtgtcactctccagagtggcaaggggcttaacatatggtcccaaatccgctgaaaccagatatccagtcctttaaggacatgatggccattgctaaccccacttttgaagataccatggccgctgaaactggatttaatgacattaatttgtggttagagtggatgagatataatgccaacaagcataatagaaccgcacgttatgtatgtggtggtgcccgacctcatcttggcaccgttcccctaactctccctttagaaatagaagattgcttcttgagtctttttgcctaccgctatgatttcaaatggtccctctgcaaagcatggacagcagagtaccctcTCCTAGTAGGaagtgtcaaacccccagatggaatcacaatctataaaggtaattacacttgttacaccatgtatgatgggattggtaaattcatcatacaaaggttattgtgccacctacagaactgttcctatgCGCCTAtcactaggagatatttactggttatgtggggatttacagttaagatctagactggagtctgaatggtggggagagtgtaccctAGTTAAAGTCATCATGCCCATTCACATTATTTCTGATAGTCATCCTGACATTCATTATCCTTTACAAACATCAGCCAGAATCAAGcgtgaaaccccagtaaaaggcagttttgacccacatgtttacatagatgccattggggtgcctacctaatgaatttaaggctagagatgaagttgcagtggggtttgaatcactgttcacgatagtcactgccaataaaaaccttaactggataaattatatctattacaaccaacagcgctttgttaactataccagggatgccctccagggtttagccgaacaactacaagccacatcccagatgaccttccagaacagactgaccttagacatgattctggaatgacttgttgcacttacattccagaaaacacaggccctagaaaaattaaataaactctcagaagaattgaaaaggaattctggggtaacagatccctgggaaaaatggtttggttggatgactggttggcagaaagctttagttcatattggtatggctctactaatttttctttttattcttgctcttctcgtttgttgtgtcctcccatgcctcagaaagttgctacagaagactgtagaacaaacgacaccaacctttactcatctggaaattggtgatcaagatctcacatcgccctgtattccgctacaaactctcccttatgatgatgaagtgcagaaattctaggaagggacagctaagggacagcttccgtctgtatgggttagtctactgtgtggagaagtggtggacaagccaccgcgggatacccatggagtgaagtgttcgagagccgtactgacggatgagctgcagcctgttagggtcaGAAAAGGGATAGACttacactttgcattaacaccaagctagcggtcatggggtttatgtgtctttgggctaacaaatcttctgatattaacaaataaagtttatcctttttagtaattaacattttaaggggggactgttgtagaattattaggccccttataaactatacccttactgggcccctttaaaactatactcttatattcctttcataggcctcatagtttaaatcctacaagaatgctttgttcatagaaatagtgtgtcagcgggaaatgctaggatcctgttaagtgaaacattgtagcagatagtcttaataaaatgtgtaattgctaaaaaggccttgagaGACTAACGTGCCAGTTACTCaaaatggatagctgccaaagcccccctcccatcgagtgagctcctcgtgccagcaagatggtgctgaaacctggaggagaagatcatgacgtcagctatgacatGAGATGTAACACCCAgtggggagggcatttaactaaccactttacacctaaGCCAATTGATAATGTTTTCTTGTTGATATCATGATTTtcttcaatgatgtaattttgcctttataagggtctgcgctcccactttttaacagatgccattacattttctgaagttctttcatttaacctgaacctcgtgtcagtgtgaatttacttctgcgtatacgcaatttaatcatctctaatttggccaggaacagatagtcattcaaacttatttgtttgctgaaAAGATTACTATAtcaatgatacagacacaccatgacacagacacacacacatgacacatgtCCATCCTcctggacacaaaaggtaagctaacaggagggtggctgcaaatataataattacatgtatgtgtctatatgtatgtatgtatgtgtcaaggtctctgtatgtatcagtgtgtgcatctgtgtgtcaaggtgtgtatatgccagtgtgtatctgtgtgtcagagtgtgtgcatatgcgtgtgcatgtgtcaaggtgtatgtatctctgtgttagggtgtgcatctgtgtgtgtgcatgtgtcagtgtgcatatctcTATGTCAATGTGCAtatctctgtatcagtgtgtgtatgtgtgtcaatttgtttatctatgtgtgtatgtcagtgtgtatatgaatgtgtgtgtgtataccactGCCTTCCAATAGTAACAGTacgtacaaatacacccctacatgcacatacatacgatatactaaaacaaaaacaaaatggtgAGAGAGGCTTTATAGGAAGTAATGTCATTGCTGCGTCACTTCCACATTCTATACATTAATCTGCCCATACCGAGAGAAACAAAGATGGTGCTTCGGGAGTGATGTTGCGTCTGGTCTAATATCAGGATGGAAACAGCTGTGGGCACATGCCCTTCAATACCGCGGCCAATTAGGGACGAAATACGGATACAAACACAACAACCCTCCAGGAAGCAGGTATCCCAATTGATAAAACCCTCAGCCCTCTCGGACAGCAAAGAACTACAAAGAACTATATTTGGACTggtatcatatttatttttaatgttttacatctttttttattttcagttggcATATGAATATAGTATATTAGCTTGTACCTGAAGTGGATTCTGAAGTGGATTCTTGCCGAATTCTGCTGCAAAGAAGGGTAGTGCTCCCCTAAAGACACACGCATCATTATACTAGGAGCCTATAATTTAAACTTATGTACATTCActtaattttaaatttgtttgaaAAGCAATCTATATACTGgtgttttaaaacactttgtgttttattaaattattctgCTAGCAATGCATCAGCAACAAGATGATAATAAATGCAAGGCACAACTAGTTTCTAGATATGAGATACAATCATTCACAATAACAAATTATAAGTCTATTAATGTGGTTAAATATGACTTACACAAAAATGTGAGCATgagaaaattagaaaaaaaaacgtaaaaaagaGCATGTTACACAATATATAATTAACTTACTACTCGAAATTCATGCATCAGCCAAATTTAACAAAGTTCGCTAAGATCTATTATATTGTTTGTACAAAACAAAGTGGTTCTGCTTTTTAATGTTATCAAAAAGCAGAaccatttaaaaaggaaaaactgattaattaaaaaatgtttttaaaagagaTTCCTTTTTAAGAGCAGTCATATAGTTTTACTGTATTTGTGAAATAGCATATACATGGATGTAACAACTAATATAGCAAAGCTCTTACAATTAGGCACGTGTAAACAATGCTACTAAGTTATAAGCAGTTCTTTAAACTAGACATTTTAATCacaatatatgttaaaaggcacATTACATCTGTAAATATTGGTATGTTGCAGGAAATAGTATAGATTccataaagttgttgttttttctgcaTCTAATATCTTCTACtatcacccagtccacttcatctcaataaagtggtgtgggtgcagtgttcctgtgtttacattgctgggttacgTCCACTTCTTGTGGCTGTcaaattgacagccactagaggcgctttcacTGCACTGACCTAGTAaaaattatttatgttttattgaaaATTTTTGATGGTTTAACATCATTATCTGTCTCATGCGTTACATAGATTCATATGTGACATGTAATGTAAAACGACTAGTATacatattgttagtatataggTGTAGGACTATTAGTGTAAAACAATTGGTAAACATATGGGTAATATATAGGTAGATAAGTATGTGAGGAATAAACTCTCGCTATTTTAGCAGCAGTCCTGGGTAGAAGACACATTTTCAATCCTATAGTGAGTCACTTAGTGAGTAAAACTTATTTATGTGATGCAgaagcccccataggaaagcattgaagcggGGACAGTTAAATGTTCCCCGCTCATGTGCATTAGATCCCCAAAGCTCCACTATGAGTAGCATTGGATTAAAAGCTATACTGTCTTTGACTCTACTATTGCAGTAGATAATAATGTGGTCTCTTTCTCGGTGATTACAGCTCATCATGATCTTTCTCAACATGAATACCAATTACTTTACGTAATCTTGCCCAAAATAACTTCTGTCCATTAGGATCTTCTGGCCATTCCAAGTAGGTTTTTTTATCTAACAGTTTGGTCAGTCTGTGATAGCATTGAATCTCTTCCTTGGAGATCTTATCAAGGAATATCAATATGAGAGAATTATTATTCTCTGCTACAAGTTTGTAAGTTGCCATTCGCAACTCTAGGGAGCACCAATAACTTTGTAGGTAACTATGTGTAATAAGGCAGATAGTCCACCTGCTTTTATAGATACTGTCCACTATATTCTCAACTATGTCTCTGCCAATCTCAAAATCACGATTATGGATGCACACTTTAAAAATAGGGGGACCATTGTTTTCCAGATTGGGAAGTAACTCCTCTGTTATCCACTGTTCATTAGTGGTATTATAGGAAACAAATACATCATACTTGTATTGTTCGTCTTCTTTCCGGCGATTCAGCCAACATTTCACTGTATAGAATAAATATAGGGTATACCACCAAATGCTTTCATGAAAGAGAATTATCAATATAAACAGTACCATGCCTACAAATGAAGCTATAAAAAGTGTAAATTGCAAATCTGTTGTACAGCTATCTAAGAACGTTGACAATGTGGAGTCAGACTTTTTTGCTCTAACCAAACACTTCTGATCATAGAAATCAATGAATGAAACTTGCTTGTTATACAGGAGCCACTGATTAAACCAATTTAGCTGACAGTTACATGCTAAGGTTgtatcatataaataaatatagtttaaGTTACTCATTGGGGAAAATGCCTCAGCTTTTATGTCCTTTATATTTTGATTTTCTATGAGTAAAAATATCACagattttaaatcattaaacATCATATTGGAGGTAAAATATTCCAATCCTGAATTTATCAATTGTAAAGTCTTAAGGTTTACTAAGCCCTGAAATAACTCATATGGGTTTATGAGTAAATTTTCTGCAAATTTTTCTGTATTATCTAAGCAAAGAAATTCAAGTTTTTCTAAATATCTTATTGATGAATTGATTGTGACCGTCATTTCTAAAGGCTCGGTATAATATGCTCTGTAATATAGTTTTTCAAGATTTATGAAATTGCCCAGTACTGGCAGTGTTGCATCCATGCAGTCAAAAACAATGTTATTTAATAAATGCAACTCCTTTATTCTATGAAAGGGGAAATACTCACAAATGTCAACATATAAATATTGGGCATCTAATTCTAGGTTTTCTAAGTGAAACAAATTGTTGAAATTCTCATATAACAGCGTGATATATGTATTTGTGGTTTTTAGAGAAAGTTTATTTAGCGTATTAGCAATATGTTTTGACCACCAAATTTCTTCTACATCGTATGTAAAAGTAAGTGTAAGCTCTTCTATTTGATGTAGATCATAAAATGCCCACTCATCTATTGAATTTAACTGATTGCCATACAAATTTAACTGTTTTAAAGCAAATAGATCTGAAAAGGCATATTCTTGAATCATGTAAATGTGGTTATAGTCCAAATGTAAAACTTCCAGTACCTTTAAACCACAAAATGTACAGTTTCTTATTTCAGCAATTTGATTGTTACTCAGATCcaacatttttagatttttttgacAAGCAAATTGTCCTTCTTCTAATGATGTTATAAAGTTGAATGATATATTAAGGTAGAGAAGCTCCATTTTGATTGAAAATGTATTGGGACATACAGCCAATGCATTAATTCTGTTGTTGGATATATTAAGGTCGGTTAAGTTTTTCAATTTTTCTATCTGCAAAAAAGACACCTTTTCTATCATGTTGTAAGATACATCTAAAGTCTCCAATGTTGAGCATGAACCGTTCGCTGTTTCAATACTAACCAATTCAGTATTCATTAGTCGAAGATCTTTCACTTTAAAGTATGACGCATATACACAAATTTCAATATACCCAAACTGTATATCTGCTAATGACATTGTGTCAACTGTCTCAATTCCAGTGTAAAATAAATCGTCAGCACTCAGTGGGTGaagattaattttaaaaaaagaaagctttGGAAAATTGCATAATGAATTATTTTCCAAAGAGTGTATCTGGTTTCTACCAAAACTCAGATTACGAATACTAAAATTTACATAGGGATTACCAAGAGATAACTTGTCAGAAACGCAATCGACTTTTTGGAGTGCATGGATTTTATTCTCCACGAACAGATCCTGTAAGTATTTCAGCTTTGTCAAATGCTCTGTCAAGAGTGAAAATGATG
The DNA window shown above is from Pelobates fuscus isolate aPelFus1 chromosome 10, aPelFus1.pri, whole genome shotgun sequence and carries:
- the LOC134574745 gene encoding toll-like receptor 13, translating into MERQYEKYADLVFNNCDDFTQVNFTIAAYCPVDNYNLHNSLEEVPVETDWLCIFFSDVTIKTGMFSRFSNLKSLYLMGDFKLLPESFERLTQLTTLWILPHHYTVTGKLDFGRLNNLQRLKLNEFQFSDVNMSTFGDLTQLKQLDWSHNEITSFSLLTEHLTKLKYLQDLFVENKIHALQKVDCVSDKLSLGNPYVNFSIRNLSFGRNQIHSLENNSLCNFPKLSFFKINLHPLSADDLFYTGIETVDTMSLADIQFGYIEICVYASYFKVKDLRLMNTELVSIETANGSCSTLETLDVSYNMIEKVSFLQIEKLKNLTDLNISNNRINALAVCPNTFSIKMELLYLNISFNFITSLEEGQFACQKNLKMLDLSNNQIAEIRNCTFCGLKVLEVLHLDYNHIYMIQEYAFSDLFALKQLNLYGNQLNSIDEWAFYDLHQIEELTLTFTYDVEEIWWSKHIANTLNKLSLKTTNTYITLLYENFNNLFHLENLELDAQYLYVDICEYFPFHRIKELHLLNNIVFDCMDATLPVLGNFINLEKLYYRAYYTEPLEMTVTINSSIRYLEKLEFLCLDNTEKFAENLLINPYELFQGLVNLKTLQLINSGLEYFTSNMMFNDLKSVIFLLIENQNIKDIKAEAFSPMSNLNYIYLYDTTLACNCQLNWFNQWLLYNKQVSFIDFYDQKCLVRAKKSDSTLSTFLDSCTTDLQFTLFIASFVGMVLFILIILFHESIWWYTLYLFYTVKCWLNRRKEDEQYKYDVFVSYNTTNEQWITEELLPNLENNGPPIFKVCIHNRDFEIGRDIVENIVDSIYKSRWTICLITHSYLQSYWCSLELRMATYKLVAENNNSLILIFLDKISKEEIQCYHRLTKLLDKKTYLEWPEDPNGQKLFWARLRKVIGIHVEKDHDEL